CACCCGCCTGCGCTTCGCGCTGCAGGTTGGCCTTGGCCCATTCGTTGTCCGCCAGCAGCCACAACACGCTGTTGGGCACACGCGAGAGGATGCGCATCCAGGCCGAGAACATCTCGGCATTCATCTTGTGGTTGTTGTTGAAGGAGCAGAAGACGAAACCATCGTCCGGCAGGCCGTATTGGGCCCGGGTAGGCGTGGCGCCCACCTCGCGCTGGCGATCGCTCACCTGGTAGCAATGCGGCAGGTAGATCGGCTTCTCGCTGCAGTACGGCAGGTACTCGGGCGGCATGACGAAGCGGTCCGCCAGCATCCAGTCCACGCCCGGCAGCAGCGCGGTCGCCGGCAGGCCGAGGTAGCTCACCTGCACCGGTGCCGGCCGATGCGCCAGGATGTTGGGCCGGGCGCCGCTGGTCAGGCCCTGCAGGTCCACCAGCACATCGATCCCGGTCTGCGCGATCACCTTGGCGGCGGTGGCATCGTCCATCGCGTTGATGCGCCAGACCTTGTCCATCGATTGCAGCAGGCGGCGGCGCAGCGAGGTGCCGTCCTCCCGGCTCCAGCAAAAGGCGTGGATTTCGAACCGGCTGCGGTCATGCAGCTCATACAGCTCGGCGGTCAGCAGGCCGACCGCATGCATGCAGAGGTCGCCGGACAAATAACCGATCTTGATCTTGTCGCCCTGCTGGCGCGCGGCCACCGACACCGGATGGCGCCACAGCGGCCCGTCCTTCGGCTTGCTGACCTTTTCATAGACGAAGCGCTGGGCCGCGCCCATCTGCAGCGCCGGATCGTCGGTCGCGCTCAGCGTGGCCAGCAGCGAGGTGGCCAGCAGCAACTGGTTGTGGGTGACCTCGCCGAAGGGCTGGTACACCGGCCACTTGCATTGCTTCTGACGGATGTGCACGTAATGCTGCATCACGTCGGTCTGGTCCGACTTGAGGGTCAGGCTGCGCACCATCAGCGCTTCCGATTCCTCATAGCTCCGCTGCAGCTCCAGCACGCGGGCCGCATTGTTCAAGGCATGGGTGCGCAGGCCCAGCAGATCGGCGCCCAGGGCTTCCATGGGCTGGTCGTTGTCGTAGACCGCGCGCCAGGCGGCCAGCGCGTCCTCGATCCGGGACTGGTGCTCCAGCTGATGGCCGAGGTTCAGACGCGCCTGGGCAAAGCTGGGGCTGATGGCCAGCGCCCGCAGGTAGGCCTGCTCGGCCCGCTGATGCTGCTGGATGTTGCCGAGCACCGTGCCCCAGTTGTAGAGGGCCACCAGTTGGGCCGCCGCTGGCTGCTGGCCAGTCTGACCGACGGCCTCCAGCCACACCTCATACAGAAGAGCCGCCGCTTCGCCCAGGTTCTGGCCCTGGAAGAAATTGCCACGGTCCATCAGCTCGGGCAGCGGCAGGCTGCCGTCACGGGCGCGGCTCAACAGCTGCTCCCATTCCGGAGCCAGCGGGGCGGGAACGCTCAAGTTCTGCATGCTGGGCTGGGTGATGTCCATGTTGACCGGGCGTTGCGCAAGTCGGATCAGGCCGTCGGCGGCGGGATGCGAGCGCACCGCGCAGGACGGAACTGCAGTCAGACGCCGCCGACCCCGTCAGCACGCGCCATTCGACCGCCTATCGAGATTGTGAACGGCTCACCCTCGGCCGGATCGGGGCAAATGGCCGTGGCGGACCGGCCATTTCCACGTTTGCAGTCCTTTTGTGAAGGGAGCGGTCATGAATCAATTCAAGGGTTAACCCGTACATACATCGCCGCTGCCGCTGCCGCTGCCACCCCGGCCAGCGACTGTGGCGCGACGACATCGCTGCCGGACCAGGCCGGGTCGCTCCTCATTCAGCCCTTTATCGGCAGATGCGCGAGCAACTTGAGCAGAAAAAGAATGATCAACGGCTCCCCTTTTTGCCGCATCTGCGTAACACTTACTTACGCAGAATCAGCTCGTGATCCTGACCGACCGAGTCGGGACACCGCGCGAGAGAGAAGTTCGAGGAACCCGTTGAGGTCGCGCGAACCATGACACGCAAGACATCCATGAACGCGAGTCTGCCTCGTTGGGAAGAGCAGGAAACACATCCGGCGAGTTCGCTGGAATGGGCGCAGGCATCGCCGACGTCCATCGCTTCCGGCGCTGCCCCCACCTCCCTGCATCCCGGCACGGCGGGATCGGCGTCCCTGTCGTCTCAAGCGCCGGAATCGGCCTTGTCACCCGGGGCGGCGAATTCGTCCACCGCGCCGTCCACCGGACTGGCTTCACGGCTGATGTCTAGCCTGACCGCCCGGCGCGACGGCAGCCGTCCGCCGCGACGACGAAGCGGCGATTCCATCCTGCAGAACCTGATCCGGCTGTGGCCGGGGGAAGGTCATCGGCCCCGCGCCAGCGCACGGGCGATGGCGGATCTGCGCTCGGCCTTCCGCGGCAGCCTGATGGATCTGGTGGAGGCGGCCCAGGAGGCGGACGACGTGGTCAGCGGACTGCGGCTGCAGCAACTGCTCCAGCACATCGTCCATGCCCGTCATCCGCAGGACCTGTGGCATTTGCGGACCGGCATCTACACCGAGATCGCCCGGGTGCATGACCAGCGCGAAGCGGACCGCCGGCTGGCTGACCTCAATGCGCGGCTCGACCGCCGACGCGGGCGGCTGCTGCGCCTGCTGGGCTGATCAGCGCGGATCGACCCTGCCGCTCCCGCGCGGCCGCCCTTCCCGGGTGCCGGGCGCCGGGACGCGCGGTCAGCCGCCCCACGGCCGGTCCCGCCTCGGGCCTCGGGCCCGCCCGCGATGGGCCGGCCCGGCGTGTCGTCGTGCGATGGCGCCCCTGCACCGCGGACGCGCCAAGGCGCGGAACCGCCGCACCGCCGCACCGCAGCATCGTCGCCTTGGACCGGCCGAGGCCCGTGCGAGGCGGCCGGTAACGCTGCATCGATGCAGCGCCTGTGGGCTCAGCGTCCCAGGAAGTCCATCTTGCCCAGCGGCACGCCCGCATGGCGCAGCAGCGCATACAGCGTGGTGGCGTGGAAGTAGAGATTGGGCGTGGCGAAGAAGCGCAGGAAATCCTCGCCCTTGAAGGTCAACGGCTCCTTGTCGCGACGCGGCACGCTGACCTCACGGGTCTCGCTGCCGTTGATCTGATCGGGCTTGGCCGCGGTGACGAAGTCGCGGGTCTTCTGCAGACGGGCGAGCAGTTCGTCCAGCGTGGTCTCGGTATCGGCCCAGCTCGGCACCTCCTGACCGGACAGCCGGGCGATCGCGCCCTTGGCCGAATCACTGGCGATCTGGATCTGACGCGGCAGCGGCAGCATGTCGGGCGCCAGACGCAACGTCAGGTAGACGGATTCGTCGAAACCCTTGGTCTTGGCGTGGTCGCGGGCGGTGGCGATCCAGGTCTGCATGTTGGCAAGCACGCGATCAAAGACGGGAACGGTGGCGTTGTACAGGTCCATGGGGAGGTCTCCTTCGAGGGACTTGGGGTCTTGGGGCGGCCGCGATGCTATCGGTTGTTCGCATCTGTTGCATCGCGCGACAGGGATGGCCTTGGGAGCGCCTGCCGACGCGGTTAGGATGGAAGCAGCACGCCTATGAACATCATCATCCTCGACGACTACCAGGACGCCGTCCGCAAGCTCCCTTGCGCCGCCAAACTGGACGCGCTGAACGCCAAGGTCTTCACCAACACCGTCAAGGGCATCGGGCAGCTGTCGATCCGGCTGCGGGACGCCGAGGTGCTGGTCACGATCCGCGAACGCACCCACTTCCCGCGTCAACTGCTGGAAAAACTCCCCAAACTCAAGCTCATCGCCCAGACCGGGCGGGTCGGCAAGCACATCGACCTCGACGCCTGCACCCGACTCGGGATTGCCGTGGCCGAAGGCGGCGGCTCCCCTTATGCGCCGGCGGAGCTGACCTGGGCGCTGGTGCTGGCCGCCATGCGCCGGCTGCCGCAATACATCTCCACGCTCAAGCACGGCGTGTGGCAGCAGTCGGGCCTGAAGTCGGCGTCGATGCCACCGAACTTCGGCCTGGGCATGGTGCTGCGCGGCAAGACGCTGGGCATCTGGGGCTACGGCAAGATCGGTGCGCTGGTGGCCGGCTACGGCAAGGCCTTCGGCATGTCGGTGCTGGTCTGGGGCAGCGAATCGGCCCGGCTGCGCGCCCAGGCGGACGGCCATGCCGCTGCCGAGAGCCGGGAGGCCTTCTTCGAGCAGGCGGATGTGCTGTCGCTGCACCTGCGTCTGGCCGAAGAGACCCTGGGCATCGTCACCGCCGAGGACCTGGCCCGCATGAAGCCGACCTCGCTGTTCGTCAACACCTCGCGCGCCGAGCTGGTGGCCGATGGCGCCCTGGTCTCCGGCCTCAACCGCGGCCGACCCGGCATGGCAGCAGTCGATGTCTTCGAAAGCGAACCCATCCTGCAGGGCCATCCGCTGCTGCGGCTGGAAAACGCGGTCTGCACACCGCACATTGGTTATGTGGAGCAGGACAGCTACCAGATGTACTTCGACGCCGCGTTCGACAACGTGCTGAACTACATCGCCGGCAAACCCTCCAACATCGTCAACCCGGACGCCCTCAAGGTGCTGCGGTGAACCTGGCACCGTCGCCCTCCACGGCGCCGGATGTCCCGCCCCCCGCACTGGCCTCACCCGCACCACCCCCGACCGCCCCTGACGACGGACCGCCCGCGCCGCCCCGGCCGGAGAGCCTCTCCGTCCTCTTCTGGGCCTTCACCTGGCTGGCGTTGCAGGGCTTCGGCGGCGTGCTGGCCGTTGCCCAACGTGAACTGGTGGAACGGCTGGGCTGGATGAGCCGCGAGGAATTCGTCGAGACCCTGGCCGTGGCCCAGGTGCTGCCGGGTCCCAACATCGTGAACCTGTCGCTGATGATCGGCGACCGCTTCTTCGGCCTGCGCGGCGCCATGGTGGCGCTGGCGGGCATGCTGGCGTTTCCGTCGGTGGTGGTCCTGGTGCTGGCCGCCCTGTCCACCACCTGGCTGGCCTCGCCGCAGATGAGCGGCGCGCTGCGCGGCATGGGGGCGGTCTCTGCAGGACTGATCCTCGCGACCGGGCTGAAGCTGCTGCCCTCACTGCGCCAGAACCCGGTCGGCTTCTGGCCGGGCGCCGTCCTGGCCGCTCTGGTCTTCGGGGCCACGGTCTGGCTGAAGCTGCCGCTGTTCTGGATCGTGCTGAGCGTGGGCGGCCTGGGCATGACCCTGGCCTTGATCGCGCTGAAGCGGAGCCGCGCCCCATGAACCTGCTGATGGGCAGCCTCACCTGGCCGGAGCTGGGCGCGTTGACGCTGCATTTCGTGACGCTGTCGCTGCTGTCGATCGGCGGCGGCATCACCACCGCGCCGGACATGCACCGCTACCTGGTCGACGAACGCCACTGGCTGACCGACCACAGCTTCACCAACTCGATCGCGCTGGCCCAGGCGGCGCCGGGGCCCAACATCCTGTTCGTGGCGGTGCTGGGCTTCAATGTGTCCGGCCTGATCGGCGCAGCGGCGGCGATGTTCGGCATGATGCTGCCCTCCACCACCCTGGTGCTGGCCGCCACCCGCTGGGCGCGCAAGAACCGCCAGCACATCGGCGTGCGGGCCTTCACCGTGGGCATGACGCCGCTGACCCTGGGCCTGATGGTGGCCACCGGATGGCTGCTGGCCGCGCCCTATGTGGCAGAGCCGGACCACCGCTGGGCCACGCTCGCGCTGATCGCCGCTACGCTGTTCCTCACCCTGCGGACCCGGCTGGGCATCGTCTGGATGGTGCTGGGCGGCGGCGTGCTGGGGGCGCTCGGTATCGTCTGACGCCGGCAAACAGCGGGAGAGAGCGGCGGTAGAGCGGCACTAGAGCGGCCAGCGCACGGTGGGAGAACGGTCGGAAAGCGGCCGGAAAGCGGCCGGAAAGCGGAGGGTACCCACGCAACGCAGCCTGTGTGGCGGACGCACACCAGACCGCCGCCGCACGAAAAAACGGGACGCCTGGGCGTCCCGTTTTGCGTTTCAGCGCGAACGTGGCCTCGTGGATCTCACGCGTCCTTGGTGCCGAAGATCTTGTCGCCGGCATCACCCAGGCCCGGGATGATGTAGCCGTGCTCGTTCAGGTGGGAGTCGATCGCGGCGGTCCAGCAGCGGACCTCCGGATGCGCCTTGGTCAGCGCCGCCACACCTTCGGGCGCCGCCACCAGCACCAGCGCACGGATGTCCTTGCAGCCGCGTTTCTTCAGCAACTCGATGGTCGCGATCATCGAACCGGCGGTCGCCAGCATCGGATCCACGATCAGTGCGGTGCGCTGGTCCAGTTGGCCGACGAACTTCTCGAAGTAGTTCACCGGCTGCAGGGTCTCATGGTCACGCGCCAGGCCCACCACGCTCACCTTGGCGTTGGGCATCATGTCCAGCACGCCGTCCAGCATGCCCAAACCGGCCCGCAGGATCGGCACCACGGTGACCTTGCGGCCGGCGATCTGGTCGATCTCCACCGGACCGCACCAGCCTTCGATGGTGGTCTTTTCCAGCGGGAAGTCGGCGGTGGCCTCATAGGCCAGCAGCCGGGCGACTTCGCCGGTCAGCTCGCGGAACTTCTTGGTGGACATGTCGCCCTCCCGCATCAAGCCGATCTTGTGCTTGACCAGGGGATGTTTGACTTCGATGACAGGCATGGCGGGTGGCGGAGGGAACGCGAAAAAGAGAGGGGGCGCGGCGTCGGGCCGCCGCGCGCGGATTATCAGCCAGCGGCCGGCTTGCGCTGCCGCAGCGCCTCATACAGGCAGACGCCTGCGGCCACCGAGACATTCAGGCTCTCGACCGCGCCCTGCATCGGGATGCGCACCAGTTCGTCGCAGGTCTTGGCGGTGAGCTGACGCATGCCGTCGCCTTCGGCGCCCAGCACCAGCGCGACCGGGCCGGTCAGGTCCAGGTCATACAGTGTCTTCTCCGCCTGGTCCGAGGTGCCGATCACCCAGATGTCGCGCTCCTTGAGCTCATTGAGGGTGCGCGCGAGGTTGGTGACCATCAGGTAGGGCACGGTCTCGGCCGCACCGCTGGCCACCTTGGCCACGGTGGCATTCAGGCCGACCGCATGGTCCTTGGGCGCCACCACCGCGTGGGCGCCAGCACCGTCGGCCACCCGCAGGCAGGCGCCGAGGTTGTGCGGATCGGTCACGCCGTCCAGCACCAGCACCAGCGGCGGGCCTTCCACCGCATCCAGCACATCGTCCAGCGAGTGATGCTGCGCCACCGGCCGCACCCGGGCCACCACGCCCTGGTGGCGATGGGTGCCGCAGAGCTTGAGCAGGCGGTCGTCGTCGCTCTCGACCAGCTTGGCCCCGGCGGCCTCGGCCTTTTCGAGGAAACCCTTCATGCGCTGGTCTCGTCGGGTGGCGTCGAACAGGATTTCCTGCACCGACGACGGCGCGGTCTTGAGCCGCACGGTGACGGCATGGAAACCGAACAGGATCTGGGTCTTGCCGGTCGACGGGCCGCCGGCATCGACGGCGGGACTGGATTTCTTGGAGGGAGCGCTCATGCGCCGGATTGTCGCCTCAGAACCAGCCCAGCCACTGCGCGCCCATCAGTGCCCCGATCAAGATCGGCTGATGCACCATGTAATACGACAGCGACCACTGCCCCAGCAGCGCCAGCGGACGCAGCACCGGACGCAGGCCGGCCGGCAGCGGGCGCCGCAGCCAGGCGCGCACTACATCGGTCTGCGCCAGCGCGCATCCGAAGAGCATCGGACCCAGCCAGGGCAGCAGCGGGACATAGTCTTCGGTCAGCGGCTTGCGGGTCACCAGGCCCACCCAGTTGGTGGTGCGGGTGTCGAAGAACGGATTGGCGATCACCAACGGCAGCAGGATGGCGATCAGCCCCAGCAGCCACAGCCACGGCCGGGGCAGCCGGCCCAGGCCGAAGCGCACCAGGATCAGCATCATCGCCATGCCGTGCAGCACGCCGAAGCTGATGAAGGAGCGCGGGAACATGAACCACGAGCCCAGCGACACCAGCAGCGCGCAACCCATGATCTGACCCCAGCGGCGCCAGAAGCGCTCCGCGCTCTGGCCCTGTGCCAAGGCCACCGCCTGGCCCATCCCCGCGCACAGCAGGAACAGGCTGACGATCGCACTGCGCTGCCAGGTCCAGGTCGGGTCGCGGTAGAAATCCTGGTGGATCAGCCTGAAATAAGACAGGTCGAAGCAGAAATGGAAGACCGTCATCCACACCATGGCGAAGCCACGCAAGGCGTCGAGGCGGTCATAGCGGGGCGTCGGGACCGGATCGTCCACCGGAGGATCGGCGACGTCGGGCAAGGCAACCGCGGAACGGGGCGAATGAGGTGGACGGGCCGGCAGAGTCATCGGGAACGCAGTCTACAGAAGGCGCCCTCCCCGAACCATGACGGCTCGTCCCGCAAGCGATGCCAACCTGGCGCGGAACACCTGATTGAGGGGGGAGGTTGTCTTGCGAGAAACGACGTGGCACGGCCGGGAGGCAATTGAACGCAGTATCCCAATCAGTTTCAGTCAGGCGCCAGGCTTGCGAAGCAAGCCGCAGCAATGGCGTACAGCGCTGGTCGCCACTGAAGATGCTGGCTTTCCGCTACACCACGCATCGTCATGTTCACGACCGCCACGTTTCGCCTGCCACGCGCTGTGCCACTGCTGTTGGGCCTGCCTTTCCTGCTCACCGCGTGCTTCTGGGGCAACGACAAGCCCGATCCCGCGCCGACGCCGCCGTTCGTGGTGGTCCCTTCGGAGGGCACCGACTGCAAGGTGATCTCGGTCACGCCCACGGTGTCGGTGACCAACGCCTTCATCAATCCCCTGCTCACGGTGAACTACTCGGCGCCCAACCTCGATGTCTGCAACCGGATGACGTTGCAGGATGCCACCCACGCCACCTTGCCGACACGCGTCGTCGCCGCCAATGAGTGGGCACATCCCCGAGGCGGCGTCGCCGGCAGATTGACCCTGGAGCCTGTCGCCGACCTGGCCCCCAACGCGCAGTACGGCCTGCTGCTGGCCGGCCAGACCATCTCGTTCTTCAAGACCGGTACGGAGCGACGGGGCAACCTGGTGGCCGTCGAGGACCAACCCCTGCGCCTCCCGCGCCTGCCCGCCTCCGCACGCGTCGGCTCGGGCGATATCAACGGGATACTGGATGTCGTCGCCGATGACCTGACCAAGGGCCAGGCCATCGAACGGGCGGTGCTCGAAACGCTGTTGAAGGTGGAGCTCAAGCATCTCGCCAGCCCGAATGCCCGCTTCGGTGCGCGAGTGAGCAAGCTGACCTATCGCAGCAGCAACGCCATCGGGGCACCGGTCACCCTCAGCGGCCTGTTGGTGTATCCGGCACAGGACGGCACCGGACCGGCGGTCGATTACAACGGCCTGCCGATGGTCATCGGGCAGCGCGGCGCCAGTGACAACGACGGCGACGCGCCGTCATCGGGTGCGCACATCCTGACCGTGCTCGGCTTGCTGGCGGCAGGCAAGGGCCATGTCTTCATCGCGCCGGACCTGATCGGCATGGGCGACACAAAATCCCTGCCGCAGGCCTATCTCGTCGCCTCGCAGGCGGCGGAGCACACGCAGAACATGCTGCGCGCGGCCCGCGAGTACTTCCGGCAGCAACTCAAGGCCGAGCTGGGTCGGGACCTGCGCATCCTCGGTGCCTCGGAGGGTGGTTTCACCACGGTGGCGGCCTTGCCGCACCTGTCGCTAGACAGCAATGTGCGCCTGGTGTCCGCCGCGGAGGGGCCCTACGATGTGTTCCACACGTTTGACTCGAACATCCTCGCGGTAGGCGGCGCCGCACGGGATGGCTACTCGCGGGACGAGGACCTGAGCCTCGTCGCCAGCCGTACCCGCTCGGCAATGGAAAGCGTGAGCGCCTATCAGAACTTCAAATTCGATCCTGCCAAGGTCTTTGCGGCGGACGGCAGCCTGCTGCCGAGCTTCCTGCAGGACTACAAGGACGGCAAGCACCCCGACCTGATGGCCCAGTTCGGGCTGAACAGCCTGGCGAGCGGCACTCAGCGCTACGACCTGCCCAACGCCCGCGTCTCGCTCTACCACTTCACCACCGACGCGCTGGTCCCCTCGCAGAACACGGTGGACATGGTGGCGCGGTTGAACCTCCCACCGAACCGACTGGGGAGTCTGGAGCGCGGGAACTGCCGGCAGGATTCGGTGCTGACGACACTCGTCATGTCGTTGAGCTCAAGCAAGCTCAAGACACACACGGTCTGCGTGCCCTACCAGATCGACGACTTCGTCGCCGATCTGTAACCCTCGGACGAATCGGGCCTGCGTGCAACGCGACAGGCCCGATTCGCCGACTCGTGGCCGACGGACAGCGCCGCCGTCAGACGCATCTAGGATCCCGCACCCGCCCCTCACCGCACACCGAGGGACGCCGAGTGCCGCTGGGGCGGCCCTCCGAACTCAGCGTTCTGGCTCAGCGTTCTGGCTCAGCGTTCTGGCGCTGCACCTTGCGCCGCCCAGCGCCCCCCCAGCGCCCGCAGCAACGCGACACGGTTGGCCTGCTCCGTCT
The Roseateles amylovorans genome window above contains:
- a CDS encoding acetylglucosamine transferase, producing MRSHPAADGLIRLAQRPVNMDITQPSMQNLSVPAPLAPEWEQLLSRARDGSLPLPELMDRGNFFQGQNLGEAAALLYEVWLEAVGQTGQQPAAAQLVALYNWGTVLGNIQQHQRAEQAYLRALAISPSFAQARLNLGHQLEHQSRIEDALAAWRAVYDNDQPMEALGADLLGLRTHALNNAARVLELQRSYEESEALMVRSLTLKSDQTDVMQHYVHIRQKQCKWPVYQPFGEVTHNQLLLATSLLATLSATDDPALQMGAAQRFVYEKVSKPKDGPLWRHPVSVAARQQGDKIKIGYLSGDLCMHAVGLLTAELYELHDRSRFEIHAFCWSREDGTSLRRRLLQSMDKVWRINAMDDATAAKVIAQTGIDVLVDLQGLTSGARPNILAHRPAPVQVSYLGLPATALLPGVDWMLADRFVMPPEYLPYCSEKPIYLPHCYQVSDRQREVGATPTRAQYGLPDDGFVFCSFNNNHKMNAEMFSAWMRILSRVPNSVLWLLADNEWAKANLQREAQAGGVDPARLIFAPRVAPPDYLARFQLPDLVLDTFPYNAGTTASDCLWMGTPILTRSGRSYISRMCGSLLTAVGLPDLITFSLEEYVERAVQIGLNPGRARSYKRYLRDEGRHSPLFDVPQMVRDIEREFEQLALAHRQ
- a CDS encoding DUF1993 domain-containing protein; this translates as MDLYNATVPVFDRVLANMQTWIATARDHAKTKGFDESVYLTLRLAPDMLPLPRQIQIASDSAKGAIARLSGQEVPSWADTETTLDELLARLQKTRDFVTAAKPDQINGSETREVSVPRRDKEPLTFKGEDFLRFFATPNLYFHATTLYALLRHAGVPLGKMDFLGR
- a CDS encoding D-2-hydroxyacid dehydrogenase family protein, with protein sequence MNIIILDDYQDAVRKLPCAAKLDALNAKVFTNTVKGIGQLSIRLRDAEVLVTIRERTHFPRQLLEKLPKLKLIAQTGRVGKHIDLDACTRLGIAVAEGGGSPYAPAELTWALVLAAMRRLPQYISTLKHGVWQQSGLKSASMPPNFGLGMVLRGKTLGIWGYGKIGALVAGYGKAFGMSVLVWGSESARLRAQADGHAAAESREAFFEQADVLSLHLRLAEETLGIVTAEDLARMKPTSLFVNTSRAELVADGALVSGLNRGRPGMAAVDVFESEPILQGHPLLRLENAVCTPHIGYVEQDSYQMYFDAAFDNVLNYIAGKPSNIVNPDALKVLR
- a CDS encoding chromate transporter, which gives rise to MAPSPSTAPDVPPPALASPAPPPTAPDDGPPAPPRPESLSVLFWAFTWLALQGFGGVLAVAQRELVERLGWMSREEFVETLAVAQVLPGPNIVNLSLMIGDRFFGLRGAMVALAGMLAFPSVVVLVLAALSTTWLASPQMSGALRGMGAVSAGLILATGLKLLPSLRQNPVGFWPGAVLAALVFGATVWLKLPLFWIVLSVGGLGMTLALIALKRSRAP
- a CDS encoding chromate transporter; this translates as MNLLMGSLTWPELGALTLHFVTLSLLSIGGGITTAPDMHRYLVDERHWLTDHSFTNSIALAQAAPGPNILFVAVLGFNVSGLIGAAAAMFGMMLPSTTLVLAATRWARKNRQHIGVRAFTVGMTPLTLGLMVATGWLLAAPYVAEPDHRWATLALIAATLFLTLRTRLGIVWMVLGGGVLGALGIV
- the upp gene encoding uracil phosphoribosyltransferase — its product is MPVIEVKHPLVKHKIGLMREGDMSTKKFRELTGEVARLLAYEATADFPLEKTTIEGWCGPVEIDQIAGRKVTVVPILRAGLGMLDGVLDMMPNAKVSVVGLARDHETLQPVNYFEKFVGQLDQRTALIVDPMLATAGSMIATIELLKKRGCKDIRALVLVAAPEGVAALTKAHPEVRCWTAAIDSHLNEHGYIIPGLGDAGDKIFGTKDA
- the rlmB gene encoding 23S rRNA (guanosine(2251)-2'-O)-methyltransferase RlmB, which encodes MSAPSKKSSPAVDAGGPSTGKTQILFGFHAVTVRLKTAPSSVQEILFDATRRDQRMKGFLEKAEAAGAKLVESDDDRLLKLCGTHRHQGVVARVRPVAQHHSLDDVLDAVEGPPLVLVLDGVTDPHNLGACLRVADGAGAHAVVAPKDHAVGLNATVAKVASGAAETVPYLMVTNLARTLNELKERDIWVIGTSDQAEKTLYDLDLTGPVALVLGAEGDGMRQLTAKTCDELVRIPMQGAVESLNVSVAAGVCLYEALRQRKPAAG
- a CDS encoding DUF1624 domain-containing protein, which encodes MPDVADPPVDDPVPTPRYDRLDALRGFAMVWMTVFHFCFDLSYFRLIHQDFYRDPTWTWQRSAIVSLFLLCAGMGQAVALAQGQSAERFWRRWGQIMGCALLVSLGSWFMFPRSFISFGVLHGMAMMLILVRFGLGRLPRPWLWLLGLIAILLPLVIANPFFDTRTTNWVGLVTRKPLTEDYVPLLPWLGPMLFGCALAQTDVVRAWLRRPLPAGLRPVLRPLALLGQWSLSYYMVHQPILIGALMGAQWLGWF